One stretch of Candidatus Edwardsbacteria bacterium DNA includes these proteins:
- a CDS encoding Crp/Fnr family transcriptional regulator, with protein sequence MAEAQGAFERNLAAGEVLFKEGDKGEEMYLIKSGKVEISNNAGGVKKVLAELSEGSFLGEMAIVDDAPRSAAATALSEVSLLILDRAAFKAQLQENPMVEYLISSLVKRLRETNEQVKILLQKDDVCRVAASLLAMGREKGAPDGSGVFIKGSYTPEGLAKQVGVSIPKAKDILEKMQASSLIAFAAEGIKIPSMPDLEEYWRYATLKEKFKEV encoded by the coding sequence ATGGCCGAAGCCCAAGGAGCTTTCGAAAGAAATCTGGCCGCCGGGGAAGTCCTCTTTAAGGAGGGCGACAAAGGCGAGGAGATGTACCTGATAAAATCCGGCAAGGTGGAGATATCCAACAATGCCGGAGGGGTCAAAAAGGTCCTGGCCGAATTGTCGGAGGGATCATTCCTGGGCGAGATGGCCATAGTGGATGACGCTCCGCGCTCGGCTGCCGCCACCGCCCTGAGCGAGGTGTCCCTGTTGATACTGGACCGGGCGGCCTTCAAGGCCCAGCTTCAGGAGAATCCCATGGTGGAATACCTAATCTCCAGCTTAGTCAAGCGCCTGCGGGAGACCAATGAGCAGGTGAAGATCCTGTTGCAGAAGGACGATGTCTGCCGGGTGGCGGCCTCGCTGCTGGCCATGGGCCGGGAGAAGGGCGCCCCGGATGGATCCGGCGTTTTCATAAAGGGCAGTTACACCCCGGAGGGGCTGGCCAAGCAGGTGGGGGTAAGCATCCCCAAGGCCAAGGATATTCTGGAGAAGATGCAGGCCTCCTCGCTGATAGCATTTGCGGCCGAAGGGATAAAGATACCCTCCATGCCGGACCTGGAGGAATACTGGCGCTACGCCACCCTCAAGGAGAAGTTCAAAGAGGTTTAG